ACGCCATCAGCACCAACCAGCCATTTGCTGCTGTGCTTATGATTCCACCGCATAGCAATGAAATTGCAATCTGATTATTTGCTGCAAGACCTGCAGCGCCGAGTACCAGTGTGAAACACCATTGTGCCAACACGGCTTGAAGAGCAAAGTCACGCCCCTTGAGATAACGAGACACAGTGGCTCTCCATTTTTGGCGGCGGCATTCTGTCACAAAGGATTGCGCATTACCATTAGGTAATAAGCTTATGCACCGAGTGCCCAAACGTCGCGCATTATAGAGACTAACCCCCCTAGCAGCAACCACCGGGCTAGCACTAAATCCAAATAGTGACTAGTAAATTCGCTGTAAATTTAACAATCAATCTGTTTATGAGGAAACAAATTGCCCTAATGAGGGGCAGGCAATCCGCAACGCCGCCCCGCAACCAGCCATTTGTTTTATTTGATATGCCCAAGAATGCCATCGAGTTCATCAAGGGAGTTGTAGCTGATGACCAACTTACCCTTGCCCTTGTTGCCATGCTGGATCTCAACACCGGCACCCAGGGTTTCCGACAGTTGGTCCTGCAGGCGGCGGATATCCGCCGACACCTGCACCTCGGGTTTTGCCTTGTCCTGATTTTTGTTTTCCTGATGCAAGCGCACCAACGCCTCGGTCTGGCGAACCGATAACCCCTTGGCAACAATCTGGCGGGCAATCGCACGCTGGGCATCGGCTTCCAGGGTGAGCAGTGCACGGGCGTGACCCATTTCCAGATCGCCGTGTTCGAGCAGGGTTTTAACCTCATCGCTCAGTGCAATCAGGCGCAGCAAATTGGTGATGGTGGTCCGCGATTTACCCACTGCTTGTGCAACTTCGGCGTGGGTTAATTCAAATTCATCCTGCAAGCGCTTGAGTGCGACGGCTTCTTCGATGGGATTGAGATTTTCGCGCTGGATATTTTCAATCAGCGCCATGGCGATGGCAGCTTCGTCCGGTACATCGCGAATAACGGCGGGGATTTTGTCCAACCCGGCAATTTGCGTAGCACGCCAGCGGCGCTCACCGGCAATAATTTCGTAACGGCCTTCGCCAATCGGGCGCACCACAATGGGCTGCATCACACCTTGGGCTTTGATCGACTCGGCCAACTCTTCCAGTGCTTCGGTATGCATATCGCGACGCGGTTGGTACTTACCGCGCTGAATTAATTCCACTGGTAAGTGGGCGAGTTTGCCGTCGCGGTAATCCAGTTTGCTATCCACCTCGGCAGGATCAAGCGGCATTTCCGGCGCGGGCGCAGTTACGCCCAAACCTGCACTCAAGAGTGCATCCAAGCCTTTTCCTAATCCTTTGCGTTTAGTCGACATCTGCATTCGCCTTGTAAAAAATTGGGTTAAATCGTTTCTGCCGCGACGGCGGTTTTACCGGAGCTTTCATTGCGACGCAAAATTTCACCGGCCAGCGCCAAGTAAGCAATTGCGCCTTTGGATTGACGATCAAACGCCAATACCGGCATACCAAAACTGGGCGCCTCTGCCAGTCGCACATTGCGTGGAATACAGGTGCGATAGAGGCGATCACCAAAGTGCTGTTGCAATTGCGCGGACACATCGTTGGTCAAACTGTTGCGCGGATCATACATGGTGCGCAGCAAACCTTCGATTTTTAAATTCGGGTTGAGCAGTTTTTGAATTTGGTTGATGGTGCCAACCAATGCCGACAAACCTTCCAACGCATAATATTCACACTGCATGGCGATGATTACGCCATCGCAGGCGGTCAGCGCGTTAAGGGTGAGCATGTTGAGCGATGGCGGGCAGTCGATCAGGATGTAATCAAATTGATCGCGCACTTGATGCAGTGCGTTTTGCAACCGGCGCTCTTTGTTATCCAGTGCCAACATTTCCACTTCAGCGGCGGTCAAATCGCCATTCGCGGGCAACACCTGATATTTGCCGCTTTCCGATAACACCAGGCAATCGGTAATCGACTCGCGCTCGGTCAGCACATCGTAAATGGATTTTTCCACGTCGTTTTTATTAACACCACTGCCCATAGTAGCGTTGCCCTGTGGATCGAGATCCACCAACAAGACACGCTTTTTGGTGGCGACCAGTGATGCAGCTAAATTCACGCAAGTGGTGGTTTTGCCCACTCCACCTTTTTGATTGGCAATGGCGTATATCTTGGTCAAGTGAAAATCCTATAACCACCCAGTGGTTGAAAATTTTATTGTTGCGGTTGCAGTACCAGCAAATGGCGTTCGCCATCGGTCTCGGCAACCAACAGTTTTACACTTTCGATTAATGCAATTTTATCGGCGATGGGCGCCAGTTCATCCTGTGGGAATAAACCTTTCATCGCTAAAAAAATACCGTCTTTGTCCAACAGGTGCGCGCAGCCATCAGTCATATCTTGCAAACTGGCAAAAGCCCGGCTGATAACGGCGTTAAATTTCTGCGTTGGTTGAAATTCTTCCACCCGGCGATTTTCCACAGTGACATTGGTTAAGCCTAACAGGGTTTTTACGTGGAATAAAAACCGCGTTTTTTTGCCATTGCTGTCAAGCAGGGTAAATTGCTGTTCCGGAAACATTATTGCCAGTGGAATACCCGGCAGTCCGCCACCGGTGCCAACATCAATTACCCGCGCAGCGGAAAATTTTTTGTTGGCAGTAAACCAGGGCACCACACTTAAACTGTCTAGCAGGTGGCGGGCAACCATCTGCCTGATTTCGCGCACTGCCGACAGATTATAGGCTTTGTTCCATTTTTCAAATTCGCGCACATAGGCTAACAGCTGTTCAATCTGCGTTTCATTGAGCACCACCGACATCTCTGTGGCACCGCGCAATAATTGGGCGCGCAATTCAGTGTGTAAATCAGTCACTCGTTACTCTTTTTTAAAAATGGGTAGGATGGGTTAAGCACAAGCGATCCCATCGGATTTTATATCCATGTTTGATTAAGACGCCTGTTGTTCAGGCGCATCGTCTTGCAAGCGTTTTAACACGCCGCGTTTTTTCAAATAAATCAGCACCAATGAAATTGCAGCTGGTGTGATACCGGAAATACGCGCCGCGCGCGCCAGGGTTTGCGGCCGCGCAGCGGTCAATTTTTGTTTGACCTCATTGGATAATCCATCCACCACTGAATAATCAAAGTCATCCGGGATAATGGTATTTTCATAGGCGCGCAGGCGATCTACATCTTCTTGCTGACGTTCGATATAGCCGGAATATTTTGCTTCGATCTCAACTTGTTCCGCCGCCGCTTCATTGGCGATGGCTTCTCCTTTGAGCGAAGCAACATCGGCGTAGCTCAATTCTGGACGGCGCAACAAATCCATCAAACTGTATTCGCGCGTGAGTTTGGTCTGGATTTTTTGTTCCACTTGTTCTGCTTCTGCAGAACCGGCTTGAATCCAGGTAGAACGCAAACGCTCTTGCTCAAGCGCGATTTGCTCACGCTTGTCGCAGAAAATTTTCCATTGTGCATCGCCGATCAAACCAAATTCGCGCGCTTGTTCGGTGAGGCGCAAATCAGCATTGTCTTCGCGCAACAACAAACGGTATTCGGCGCGACTGGTAAACATGCGGTAGGGTTCTTTGGTGCCAAGGGTAATCAAGTCGTCCACCAATACACCGGTGTAGGCTTGGTCGCGCGTTGGGCACCAGGCCGCTTTTTCTTGCGCGCGCAGCGCCGCGTTTATTCCCGCAAGCAAACCTTGTGCGCCGGCTTCTTCGTAACCGGTGGTGCCATTGATCTGGCCAGCAAAAAATAAACCGCCGATCACTTTGGTTTCCAGACTGTGCTGCAAATCCTGCGGATTGAAATAATCGTATTCAATCGCGTAACCGGGACGCAGGATGTGCGCGTTTTCAAAACCTTTCATCGAGCGCACGATTTCCAGCTGCACATCAAACGGCAAGCTGGTGGAAATTCCGTTGGGGTAAAGCTCGTGGGTAGTCAACCCTTCCGGCTCAATAAATACCTGATGTGAATCCTTATCCGCGAAGCGGTGAATTTTATCTTCGATCGATGGGCAGTAGCGCGGGCCGATGCCTTCAATCACGCCCGAGTACATGGGCGAGCGATCGAGATTGCGACGAATCACGTCGTGGGTTTTTTCATTAGTGTGGGTGATGTAGCAGCAAATTTGTTGCGGCTGCATGGCGCGATTGCCCATCACCGACATCACCGGACGCGGTTCATCGCCGTATTGTTTTTCCAGCACAGCCAAATTAACGGTGCGCGCATCAACGCGCGGCGGGGTGCCGGTTTTTAAGCGATCAACGCGCAGCGGCAGTTCACGCAGACGCTTTGATAACGCGATCGACGGCGGATCACCGGCGCGGCCACCGGAATAATTTTGCATGCCGATATGGATCAAACCACCCAGGAAAGTCCCGGCAGTGAGCACCACCTGGTTGGCCATAAATTTCAGGCCCATCTGGGTGACCACGCCGCGCACCTGATCATTTTCCACAATCAGGTCATCAGCGGCTTGTTGGAAAATCCATAAGTTTTCCTGGTTTTCCAGGGTTTCACGGATCGCCGCTTTGTAGAGGATTCGGTCGGCCTGGGCGCGGGTCGCACGCACAGCGGGGCCTTTGCGCGCGTTCAATACACGGAATTGGATGCCGCCTTTATCGGTTGCCAGTGCCATAGCACCGCCCATGGCATCAATTTCTTTTACCAGATGGCTTTTGCCAATCCCGCCAATGGCCGGGTTACAGGACATTTGGCCGAGGGTTTCGATGTTGTGCGAGAGCAATAAGGTTTTACAGCCCATGCGCGCTGCCGCCAGACAGGCTTCAGTACCGGCATGGCCACCACCGATCACAATCACATCAAAACGATCCGGGAAAATCATCGCTTACTACCTTGCAGCCGGGCTGCGTACTAATACCTTGAACAGGCGTGGAGACAAAAGGGGCGACATTATAGGGCTTGTCAGTGTTTTGCACAAAACTTGTACAGGGATTAATCAGTATAAATTTTCCTCACCAGAATCAGCCTCCAGCAAGCATCAACTTATTCAAAAAAACGGTTCGCGTTACAACAAAGGAGAATATTTTATGAAATGAATATATGTATTGTTATTTATGTATTTAAAAGATGTAGTTATATATGTAGCTGACTATTTATGTGGATAAGACAAAAAAGTAATTGTTTTTCAATAGGTTAAATCAAGGATAAGGCTCTGAAAAAGCATCGCGCAAACTGCGCTTAAGCTGCTCAGAAGCTGGTTGTAAAAGCCTGAGTTATACAGCGAGGCCGCGAAAAGTTACTTATCCCCAAAAGCCTGCCCAGCTTTTGTCATCAACACCCACAGGCTTGTACACACAGGATCAATTTAGCTGTTGAAACAGTATTAAAAACAAGCATTTAGACAATAAAACTCGATTCAACTGTGGATAACCTGTGTAACTGTGTGGAAAAACATGAAGATAAGCCTGAATAAAGGTGTCTTTTACTGGAAGGTTTGCTTTTTTAAGCAGAGATTTGTTGGTGCAGCTATTTAAGGAATCAGGATCAGGAGGCGCCTTGGGAATCCAGCTCTTCTGACTTATTAATGGAGTTATCCAACCATTGGGGGGGAGCGATCTGTGCATCCAGCCAATTCAGGAGTAGCGACCAATCCTGTCGGTCGCGTTCATGACTTTGCTGTGGGTAGTCGGCAATGCCACGTCCTTCACTGTAGGCGCGTACGTAATTCTGGGTATCTCTCAGGGTCGCAGGATAGGGAATATTCAGGCTTAGCAGGAATCGCTGCAATCGCTCCCAAGCCTGGGTTTGCTGTTTGACGCGATTGGCGACTACCGCAATAGGTCGACGGTGGCGGCGCATACTTTGGGTTAACAGGAGATCCCCGATAAAACGGGCACTAGCCCTTATGTCGATATCCGATGGCAAGACGGGGACTATGATCAGATCATGGTTCTGGATCAGGTCATCCAGTGCCATACCCGACAGGCCGGGAGCGGCGTCGGTAATTAACCAGCGGGTGGATTTGGGGGCCCGCCATTGAAAGCTGCGGGTGATACGGCTATTTAATTCTATTTTTACGCCAAAAATACCGGGCAGGTCGGCGTTGCGGGA
The nucleotide sequence above comes from Cellvibrio sp. PSBB023. Encoded proteins:
- a CDS encoding ParB/RepB/Spo0J family partition protein produces the protein MSTKRKGLGKGLDALLSAGLGVTAPAPEMPLDPAEVDSKLDYRDGKLAHLPVELIQRGKYQPRRDMHTEALEELAESIKAQGVMQPIVVRPIGEGRYEIIAGERRWRATQIAGLDKIPAVIRDVPDEAAIAMALIENIQRENLNPIEEAVALKRLQDEFELTHAEVAQAVGKSRTTITNLLRLIALSDEVKTLLEHGDLEMGHARALLTLEADAQRAIARQIVAKGLSVRQTEALVRLHQENKNQDKAKPEVQVSADIRRLQDQLSETLGAGVEIQHGNKGKGKLVISYNSLDELDGILGHIK
- a CDS encoding ParA family protein, encoding MTKIYAIANQKGGVGKTTTCVNLAASLVATKKRVLLVDLDPQGNATMGSGVNKNDVEKSIYDVLTERESITDCLVLSESGKYQVLPANGDLTAAEVEMLALDNKERRLQNALHQVRDQFDYILIDCPPSLNMLTLNALTACDGVIIAMQCEYYALEGLSALVGTINQIQKLLNPNLKIEGLLRTMYDPRNSLTNDVSAQLQQHFGDRLYRTCIPRNVRLAEAPSFGMPVLAFDRQSKGAIAYLALAGEILRRNESSGKTAVAAETI
- the rsmG gene encoding 16S rRNA (guanine(527)-N(7))-methyltransferase RsmG; translation: MSVVLNETQIEQLLAYVREFEKWNKAYNLSAVREIRQMVARHLLDSLSVVPWFTANKKFSAARVIDVGTGGGLPGIPLAIMFPEQQFTLLDSNGKKTRFLFHVKTLLGLTNVTVENRRVEEFQPTQKFNAVISRAFASLQDMTDGCAHLLDKDGIFLAMKGLFPQDELAPIADKIALIESVKLLVAETDGERHLLVLQPQQ
- the mnmG gene encoding tRNA uridine-5-carboxymethylaminomethyl(34) synthesis enzyme MnmG; the encoded protein is MIFPDRFDVIVIGGGHAGTEACLAAARMGCKTLLLSHNIETLGQMSCNPAIGGIGKSHLVKEIDAMGGAMALATDKGGIQFRVLNARKGPAVRATRAQADRILYKAAIRETLENQENLWIFQQAADDLIVENDQVRGVVTQMGLKFMANQVVLTAGTFLGGLIHIGMQNYSGGRAGDPPSIALSKRLRELPLRVDRLKTGTPPRVDARTVNLAVLEKQYGDEPRPVMSVMGNRAMQPQQICCYITHTNEKTHDVIRRNLDRSPMYSGVIEGIGPRYCPSIEDKIHRFADKDSHQVFIEPEGLTTHELYPNGISTSLPFDVQLEIVRSMKGFENAHILRPGYAIEYDYFNPQDLQHSLETKVIGGLFFAGQINGTTGYEEAGAQGLLAGINAALRAQEKAAWCPTRDQAYTGVLVDDLITLGTKEPYRMFTSRAEYRLLLREDNADLRLTEQAREFGLIGDAQWKIFCDKREQIALEQERLRSTWIQAGSAEAEQVEQKIQTKLTREYSLMDLLRRPELSYADVASLKGEAIANEAAAEQVEIEAKYSGYIERQQEDVDRLRAYENTIIPDDFDYSVVDGLSNEVKQKLTAARPQTLARAARISGITPAAISLVLIYLKKRGVLKRLQDDAPEQQAS
- a CDS encoding AAA family ATPase, which translates into the protein MPNPPNSIKNNSDPMVAIQMLSACRILVINGKGGSGKTTVSTNLASWLAKRGDPTALVDADPQGSASHWINSRNADLPGIFGVKIELNSRITRSFQWRAPKSTRWLITDAAPGLSGMALDDLIQNHDLIIVPVLPSDIDIRASARFIGDLLLTQSMRRHRRPIAVVANRVKQQTQAWERLQRFLLSLNIPYPATLRDTQNYVRAYSEGRGIADYPQQSHERDRQDWSLLLNWLDAQIAPPQWLDNSINKSEELDSQGAS